The genomic interval caggggagggacagaggctaaaataatattttaaaaaaagtgggcactgcacttttggaaagatgtgaaggccttagagaggatgcagaagagatttactcgaatgattccagggatgagagtctttagttacgtggatagactggagaagctgggattgttctccttggaacagagatggttgcgaggagatttgatcgaggtattcaaaatcatgaagggtctaggcagagagaaactgttcccattgacggaagggttaagaaccagaggacatagatttaaggtgattggcaaaagaacaaaaggtgacatgaggaaaaactttttttacacagcgattggttaggatctggaatgcactgcccgagggggtggtggaggcagattcaatcatggccttcaaaagggaactggataagtacttgaaagtaaaaaaaatttcagggctacggggctagggcgggggagtgggactagctggattgcttttgcatagagccggcacagactcgatgggccgaatggcctccttccgtgctgtaacctttctgtgattctatgatttcctttTGCTGGGTGTGGTTTAATGGTTTAATTTAATGCAGCGTGTGTGACATATTTGTGGTTTTCCTCTGTACAGCAGCGGGCTGTGAAGAGCTGCAGGAGCAGGCGGTGCGTGCAGCCCTCGGCAAGCTCTGTGGCTTTCCCCTTTACACGCAGAGAGAAACTTCTGATGATTTTTGCTGTGTAAATACCCACAGAAGTTCTTAAAGTGCCCTGTCTCTCCTCGTTACTGGAAGTTACTAAGTGAGCCCAGTAAATTTGATCTGTTAAAAataaaaccttgcatttatatagtgcttttcacgagCTCAGAACATCTTAAAGTGCTTTAcgaccagtgaagtacttttgaggtgcagtcactgttgtaatcggaacataggaacaggaggaggccattcagcccctcgtgcctgctccgccatttgataagatcatggctgatctgtgatctaactccatatacctgcctttgccccatatcccttaatacctttggttgccaaaaaactatgtatctcagatttaaatttagcaattgagctagtatcaattgccgtttgcggaagagagttccaaacttctaccaccctttgtgtgtagaaatgttttttaatctcgctcctgaaaggtctggctctaatttttagactgtgtcccctactcctagaatccccaaccagcggaaatagtttctctctatccaccctatgcgttccccttaatatcttgtaaacttgtgtaggaaatgcggcagccaatttgcgcacagcaagatcccgtaaacagcaaagagataatgaccagataatctttttttagtgatgttggttgagggataaatattggcccaggacaccggggagaactccccctgctcttcttccaatagtagccgtgggatcttttatgtccacctgagaggggcagacggggcctcggtttaacgtctcatccgacagacggcacctccgacagtgcagcactccctcggtactggcactgggagtgacgGCCTGGtttaagtctccagagtgggagtCGAACCCACGTCCGACTGACACATCGCCCAAAGTGTCTGTTCAGCTGGCTCAGCACAGCAGGGATTGGACCTGGGCCCCTGTGGTTCTGTCACAGAGGCCCCCTGAATATCTGATTTGGTCATATTGTATATCGTGAAAGAGAACTCATGGTTTGCCCCTTGAGTAGGGTGAGATCTTTGCTTTGTGTTTGATTTGATCAGTGTATTCCTGCTGCTTCCCCCTCTGGTTgacgctctttctctctcactcccccctctcccaccactgCCCGCCTTACCACCAGGCCCAGTTACAAGTAAAGTAATTAGCAGGGACAGGTGGAGGCTTAAAATACTGGGGGAGACCCCAGCTCACTGTGAAAGGCCACAGGGAGATTGACAGCTGGGATCCGATGAGCAGATGGCACAGCTGGAAGAGAAGGTCATCGGCTAAACTAGCCCGAGTATGTCTCCACATAGAGCGGAAAGGAGAGaagcaacctgcatttatatagcgcctttttgtcagctgtggctcagtgggtcgctctctcacctctgagtcaaaaggtcgtgggttcaagtcccacctccagagacttgagcacataatcccaggccgacactcccagtgccagtactgagggagtgctgcactgtcggagggtcagtactgagggagtgctgcactgtcggagggtcagtactgagggagtgctgcactgtcggagggtcagtactgagggagtgctgcactgtcggagggtcagtactgagggagtgctgcactgtcggagggtcagtactgagggagtgccgcactgtcggagggtcagtactgagggagtgctgcactgtcggagggtcagtactgagggagtgctgcactgtcggagggtcagtactgagggagtgctgcactgtcggagggtcagtactgagggagtgctgcactgtcggagggtcagtactgagggagtgctgcactgtcggaggtgccgtctatcggatgagacgttaaaccagacAGAGTAGAAAGGCCCTAGATATCATCTGTGGGGCCCGCATCACGGTCAGGGCATTGTCAGGGCTACATTCGGGTTAGGGagatttcctgctcctgatcactgtccagtgaccccctgggttcgGGAGGGTTCCTGCTCTGTGTCTCTGAGTTATACACGCTGCTTTTACCATTTGAACCATTGGGGAGGGCCAGTGGGGGCTTTGATTAATCAGCAACAATGCTCAGCTATCTAGTTCCCTCAGTGGATTGTTGGGTGACCAGGTGCTGAGTGGGGAGATTAAGCTGCCACAATCTCAGTACAGTGACGGCGGTTCTGGATTAAACATTAAACATTACACATCTTAGGGGGACTGGACTGATTGCCGTAGCGGAGAGATTCTAACACAACACCCTATGTTTTTCCTGCAGATAATTCAGTATCAGACTGTTAGATATGATAttctacctctctcccccatctcaagAAACAGACTCAGTAAGTATCTGAGCAGCGTCTCTGCCTGCCTCCCTGTTCATGTGTTTGCATGTTTGTCCCTTCATTCTCCATCTGTCTGTCACTCTATTGCTATCTCTCTCttcctatgtgtgtgtctctgtctttctgtctgtccctctcttacACTGCCAGTATCCCTTCCCCGCCCTCCGCTTTCCCCCCCAGctccgccttccccccccccagctctgcctttcccccccccccccccagctccgccttccccccactccctggcccctcgctcctccctcttcccccacagtCGAGTCGGTTGCTCACATTGTCTGATCTTTATTTCCTGTTGCAGGTCAGGTGAAGGGTAAAGTGTTGGTATTAGATCTCGACGAGACGTTAATTCACTCTCACCACGACGGTGTGTTACGGCCGACCGTCCGACCGGGGACGCCTCCTGACTTTATATTAAAGGTGAACACCCCCTAATATTTACggtttgagtgagtgtgtatgttgtACTTGGGTGGGACACAGCAACTGTAGGTAAAGGCATCACCTGGCCAAGGAGGCAGGGAGCGGATTGGACTCTGAACTCAGGTCCTTAAAGGCAGGAGACCGTCAGCTCAATCCCAAAACCCCGCACTCTACCAAaactggtggaacaggctcgaggggctgaatggccttctcctgttccactGTTCGTATTGGTTAATCTGCAGTTACTGGGTGTAGCTGTGGGCGCCCcactataacaacaacaaccacctggatttatatagcacctttaacatagtaaaacgtcccaagacgcttcacaggagcgattatcagacaaaatttgacaccgagccacataaggagatattaggacaggtgaccaaaagctcggtcaaagaggtaggttttaaggagcgtcttaaaggaggagagagaggcggagaggtttagggagggaattccagagcttagggcccaggcagctgaaggcacggccgccaatggtggaacgatgggaatcgggggatgggcaagaggccagaattggagaaaggaCATTAAGGCCATAAggagcgtagattcaccaggatgatgccagggatggaaactccagctatgaggaaagacccAAGGCAACCGGGACTGTTTCCACTGAACCAGAAGATTGaatcgaggtttttaaaattattaaggggttttgatagaatgaaagGGGAAAGACGGTTTCCTCCCGTTGGGGAATCAGTGATGAACGGCCATCAATTTCAAATCGTCACTGATCGATtgaggagaggttaggagaaatttctttatgcagagaattGTTGGAGCTCTGCcagagggagtagttgaggcagagaccattgcctagaccaggcccctgtcaATGCTGTCCCCCCCCCCGGTCCTTGTCCACTGCTGTCCCCCAtctctcccaaacccccccccggcCCTTGTCCAGTGCCAAACAATCAAAGGGGGTGCTGTTAGGACCTGGATTGGGTGGGGCGGAAACTTCAGGCGGGTCATTGAGGGCCCCGTTAgagctccttttttttttattcgttcatgggatgtgggcgtcactggcgaggccggcatttattgcccatccctaattgccctcgagaaggtggtggtgagccaccttcttgaaccgctgcaatccgtgtggtgaaggttctcccacagtgctgttgggtggggagttccaggattttgacccagcgacgatgaaggaacggcgatatatttccaagtcgggatggtgtgtgacgtggaggggaacgtgcaggtggtgttgttcccatgtgcctgctgcccttgtccttctaggtggtagaggtcgcgggtttgggaggtgctgtcgaagaagccttggtgagttgctgcagtgcatccagtggatggtacacactgcagatacagtgcgccggtggtgaagggggtgaatgttcagggtgggggatgggggcttATGATGGGGAAATCTGTCAGACATCCTTGCTCtagagaggtggggtggggccgTTGTTGGGTGGGAGGTGGGGCGAGATCgttgtggggctgggggaggggcgtgcgctgggctgggggaggggcgtgcgctgggctgggggaggggcgtgcactgggctgggggaggggctccTTCTTGGTCAGATGTTCTGCCACTAACGATGTCTCCTTGATTCACTGCAGGTTGTGATCGATAAACATCCCGTCCGGTTCTTTGTACATAAACGACCGCACGTCGACTTTTTCCTGGAGGTGGTGAGTATCGGGGCAGGGATTGGGGGATacgtggggggagggtgagttgGAGAGTACtcgggcgggggggtgggtgagagagtaCTCGGGGTggagtgggtaggtgggagagtaCTCGGGGGGTggagtgggtaggtgggagagtactcggggggtgggtgggtaggtgggcgagtattcggtggggggggtgggtaggtgggcgagtactcggtgggggggtgggtaggtgggcgagtactcggtggggggggtgggtaggtgggcgagtactcggtgggggggtgggtaggtgggcgagtactcggtgggggggtgggtaggtgggcgagtactcggtgggggggtgggtaggtgggcgagtactcggtgggggggtgggtaggtgggCGAGTACTCGCGGGGTGGGACTTGGGGGGAGGCGGGGTAGGTGGGCGAGTACTTGGGGGGTGGGTAGGTGGGCGAGTACTCGGTTGGGGAGTGGGTAGGTGGGAAGGTATTAGCAGGCCGGTACTTAACATGACCAGCACTGGCCCCTACAGTCTGTGGAGTGTACTAGCAGACCAGCTGGTTACTGTCTactttaatgacttggatgaagggaccgagtgtaatgtatccaagtttgctgacgatacaaagctagatgggaaagtaagctgtgaggaggacataaagagtctgcaaagggatatagacaggttaagtgaatgggcaagaaggtggcagatggagtataatgtggggaaatgtgaggttattcactttggtaggaagaatagaaaagctgaatattttttgaaaggtgagaaactattaaatgttggcagtcagagggatttgggtgtccttgtacacgaaacacagaaaggtaacatgcagatacagcaagcaattaggaaggccaatggtatgttagcctttaataCAAGGGGATTGAAGcatgagtaaggaggtcttgcctcaattatatagggctctggtgagaccgtgcctagagcactgtgtacagttttggtctccttacctaaggaaggatatacttgcctgagagggggtgcaacgaaggttcactacagtgattcttgggatgagagggttgtcctatgaggagaggttgagtagaatgggcctttactctctggagtttagaggtgatctcattgaactgtataaaattcttaaaggacttgacagggtagatgctgagaggctgtttcccctggctggagagtctagaactagggggcatagtcacaggataaggggtcggccatttaggatcaagatgaggaatttcttcactcagaggattgtgaatctttggaattctctaccccagagggctgtggattctcagtcgttgagtaaattcaaggctgagatcgatagatttttggactctaagggaatcaagggatatggggatcaggcaggaaagtggagttgaggtcaaagatcagccatgatttgattgaatggcggagcaggctcgaggggccgaatggccgactcctgctcctcgtccttatgttcttatgtactttacACGGACAGCACTGCCCCCTGTTGGTTGAGGAGTGTATTAACAATCCAGTACTTTACACGGACAGCACTGCCccctgttggttgaggaatgtaTTAACAATCCAGTACTTTACACGGACAGCACTGCCccctgttggttgaggaatgtaTTAACAATCTGGTATTttacatggacagcactgccccCTGTTGGTTGAGGAGTGTATTAACAATCCAGTACTTTACACGGACAGCACTGCCCCCTGTTGGTTGAGGAGTGTATTAACAATCCAGTACTttacatggacagcactgccccCTGTAGGTTGTAGAAGTTGCAAACCCAATACTAATGGACCATTAAGTGGAATAAGTCACAGTGCTATGGGGTAGTtcagtgagttcccaatctccTACCTGCCATCAGGGGCAGCTGTTGATACCAAACAAGGTATTTAATTTACATATATAGAGAGCGAGCTAGGATATTATACAATATGCATTAATTGGCTCTAAATAATAGAGTTGTGTGCGGTTAGGCTTGTGGTCTTGGTAGGTGGGAGAGCACTCGGGGGGGACGTAGGAGGGAGAACACTCGGGAGGGGGTAGGGGTAGGTGGGAGAGCACTTGGGCgggggggtaggtgggagagCACTTGGTgggggggtaggtgggagagCACTCGGGAAGGGGTAGGTGGGAGAGCATTCTGGGTgggggggtaggtgggagagTACTCGGGAAGGGGTAGGTGGGAGAGTACTCGGGAAGGGGTAGGTGGGAGAGcacttggggggggggtggtaggtgGGAGAGCACTCGGGAGGGGGTAGGTGGGAGAGCACTCTGGGTGGGAGAGTACGGGAAGTCACTTCAACTGTTTTTCCTGAATGAAAAAGATATATATTTTAAGCACAATTGTGttctctctcgctttccctctcccaTCCTCCCGCATcccatgtctctgtctctcctacccccgtgtgtgtgtctgtctctctctgtctctcggcccctttctctctcacattcctatcTTTCCACTGATGTCCTTTCCCCTCCTCTGTTTGCAGGTCAGCCAATGGTATGAGTTGGTTGTCTTTACGGCCAGTATGGAGATTTACGGTTCTGCTGTTGCCGACAAACTGGACAATAACAGAGAGATATTGAGAAGAAGATATTACAGACAGGTAATCGGCAGCTTCCTCACATGTCACACAGAGAGACTGTGTCTACAGAAGGTGCTGACTGTGCCCGAGTGTTCATATTCCACACACTGCAGTTACTTCACCCAGGGTGGGGCCATTTGTTCACGTGAGAGCAgacagtgagtgtgaggtggGTGCTGGACAATGGGAGGCATCGAGACCCAGCCTGTGTCCACACGCACAGACGTTCCAACGGGGATCGCTGGATGGTCATCGGGATCAGAAGTGGGAATCCAGGCTGATTttccccaatcccccccccccattctccagcTCAGGGGTACTGAGGGCAACTTTGGCAGCCCCACTGAGATCGCTCAACCCGCCTCGCCATGCAACTCCACCCCACCATCAAGGGACGGGTGACGATGGTGGGAGGGGGAGCCCGTCTCTGGGTCCCCaacggtggggggcaggggtgggggggtgctgagCCCAGCACTAGGGTCAGCTAGGGGGCGGGTCGTGGGAGGAGGGGCAGAGTAGAGTACGAGCTGACCTTGGCAACCAAACACAGCCCGGTATCTTGGGATTGAGTTCTGTGCAGACGTCCCCCTCTCCAGCGCTGTGTCCTGATTCTgggctcagtaaaataatggaacgGGCACTAATCCAGTTCTAGTGGGTGGAAGGTgtcaactgtgtgtgtgtgtgtgtgtgtgtgtgtgtgtgtgtgtgtgtgttggtgcccCTCTTTGacagaaggggtgagggcagattgTCCCAGCAGACGCCGTTAAAAGTTAAAATGAGTCTGGCTCCACTGGCCAGACAACGGGGAGCTGAGCCGCGTGGATCAGGAAGGTTCTGGGTCTAACTCGTGccggccgtgactcagtggggagCACACGCTcactcgcctctgaggcagaaggtcgtgggttcgagtccccactccagagactagagcacaaaatctacaccgacactcccggtgccagtactgagggagcgctgcactgtcggagggtcagtactgagggagcgctgcactgtcggagggtcagtactgagggagcgctgcactgtcggagggtcagtactgagggagtgctgcactgtcggagggtcagtactgagggagcgctgcactgtcggagggtcagtactgagggagtgctgcactgtcggagggtcagtactgagggagtgctgcactgtcggaggtgccgtctttcagatgagacgttaaccgaggtcccgtctgcccctctcaggtggatgtaaaagatcccatggccactattcgaggaagagcagggggagttctccccggtgtcctggggccaatatttatccctcaaccaacatcacaagaaaaacagatgatctggtcatttatcacattgctgtttgtgggatcttgctctgcgcaaattggctgccgcgtttcctacattacaacagtgactgcgcttcagaAAGtatttcagtggctgtaaagcactttgggacatcctgaggttgtgaaaggcgctatataaatgcaagttcttcctttaacTCCTGAGCTGTGCTGATCTGAGCCGGGGCAGGTGGTAATGGTGCAAAAGTCGATCTCATCACCCCCGGATTAGGTAGGGTGGAGGGAATGGGGAAATCAGTTCAGGCTTCTGCTCCTGACCACTGCCCCCCTGCTGGAACGTGCGTGTCTCCCAGGTGAGAACCTATATGAAGAGGGTGAGGTGCcctgggaactgtaccccagcgagaatcAGCTCTTGgggatcagatgggggagggagttTGATGGAGAGCCCGAATCAGTCAGTCATGGTTGACTGGTTGTAACGTATTTGTTGAGGCTCCTCTCTGACACctgtcctcttctctctctctctctctcctcccccccccgcctctttaCAACAGCACTGCACACTGGAGCTGGGGAGCTACATAAAAGATCTCTCAGTGGTACACAGTGACCTGTCCAGCATTGTCATATTAGACAACTCCCCTGGAGCCTACAGAAGTCACCCAGGTAAGGGATGCGCCCAAAACACCCAGCACTCCACAGTCGACACTCAATGCACCAACGCCTTATCTGTCACTTGGCTCAGTGGGGGGagcactctccctctcactctctctctctcgcctcccagtcagaaggtcgtgggttcgagcccctctccagagacttgagcacaaattccaggctgacgctcccagtgcagtactgagggagtgctgcactgtcggagggtcagtactgagggagcgctgcactgtcggagggtcagtactgcgggagcgctgcactgtcggagggtcagtactgagggagcgctgcactgtcggagggtcagtactgagggagcgccgcactgtcggagggtcggtactgagggagcgctgcactgtcggagggtcagtactgagggagtgctgcactgtcggagggtcagtactgagggagcgctgcactgtcggagggtcagtactgagggagcgccgcactgtcggagggtcagtactgagggagtgctgcactgtcggagggtcagtactgagggagcgccgcactgtcggagggtcggtactgagggagcgctgcactgtcggagggtcagtactgagggagtgctgcactgtcggagggtcagtactgagggagcgctgcactgtcggagggtcagtactgagggagcgccgcactgtcggagggtcagtactgagggagtgctgcactgtcggagggtcagtactgagggagcgctgcactgtcggagggtcagtactgagggagcgccgcactgtcggagggtcagtactgagggagcgccgcactgtcggagggtcagtactgagggagtgctgcactgtcggagggtcagtactgagggagcgctgcactgtcggagggtcagtactgagggagcgccgcactgtcggagggtcagtactgagggagtgctgcactgttggagccaCCGTCTtcgagatgagacgttaaaccgaggccccgtctgccccctcagatggacgttaacaatcccacggccactattttgaagagcagggggagctctccccggtgtcttgggccaatatttatccctcaaccaatgtcactttaaaaaaaaacattgtctgGTTATTTATgttattgctgttggtgggatcttgctgtgtacaaaatgtcTGCTACGTAACGGGGAGTGTATTTTACTCTCTGAAGCACTTGGAAACAATTTGACGATGTGCTAAATTGCTGTCTAAGTGTTAATGAGTTTCTAAATGGGAGGCACTGATGACCCGGATAATATTAGCAAAACTGGAGCGGTTCCTTGGATTTGACTTTTTAATCCTCTCTTCACCTCGCAGTGTAAATGACACAGCAGAGTCGCTGGAACCTtcttgggtggggagggagaggagggtgccGAGAGGAGGCGAGACTTGCCCTCCCGGGTGGGATGCCAGCAAGCCTGCCCCTGCAGAGCCCGAGCCCCCCCCCGAGCCTGAGCCCGAGCCCCCACCGCATCGATGTGCCATTTGCACTGCTACAGTCCGCAGGTCGTGCGAGATTTACACACCTGGGGCCGGCCCGGTCCTGGTGAATCCGGTCGTGTAAATGGAGAGGTTTGACTTGAaagatggggtggggagggtgtgaGGTGCTTGGGTATTGTGTCTCATTCATAATTCGTTTCAAATTATCCGTCAATTAAAATCATGCAAGGAAACGCCTTaaaaaagagacttgcatttctccagcgcctttcaccacctcgggacgtcccaaagcgtttacatccaatgaagtactttttttgaagtgtagtcactgttgtaatgtaggaaacgcggcagccaatttgcgcacagcaagatcccacaaacagcaaagagatgataaccagataatctgatttttttttttaatgatgttggttgaggattaaatattggtcccaggacagcggggagaattctcctgctcttttctgAACAGCAATCGTAGAATCTTTCACCAGATCCTTGCGGTCCCCTTTCAGTCGCGATGGTGTGCCTGCTGTTTGCTGCTCCTCACACCAGGTGCTCTGTGCTCGCATGcagaggtcccccccccccagggtatATAATCTGTTTGCTCCTCGTCGCTGCCAACATCCTTGAACTGGCGCTCCCTCTGATggctcgggggagggggggggggtgaacgtaCCACCCAGGGTGGGAACTGGGCCTCgtagaccgggggggggggcggggcgggtcaTCATTCTCATCACTGGTGCTGCTGAGCTAgtttgggagaggggggtggagggaatcagccagggccaccgcccccccccaactcctgaaCACCGTCCCGGTGATCCCAAATTCACAGGCGTCAGAAGAGGTCGGGGCGACCTGCTCGAATAACCCACTGACTGTTAGGCTGAGTGTGTGAAGATTGGCCGCTGGTGTGAGCCACGGAGCACAGTCGATGTTGGAGGAACTGTATCGGGGGGAGGGCacgaaaggggaggggggagcaggggtggagaagggaGGTGTTACATTTCAGTTGGGATGCCCTGTCCTGAGGTTCTGGGCTCAAAGCAACTCTGATTTCTTTCTCTGTTCCTTTGTAGATAACGCAATCCCCATTAAATCGTGGTTCAGCGACCCGAGTGACACAGCGTTACTGAACCTCCTACCAATGCTTGACGCATTACGGTACGtaaagaaagaactcccattactacagcgtctttcacaacctcaggacgtcccaaagcactttacagccactgaagtactttttgaagtgtggtcactgttgtaatgtaggaaaagcggcagccaacgtgcgcacagcaagatcccacaaacatcaatgtgataaatgaccagatcatcatgtattttagtgaagttggtcgaggaataaatattgggcccaggacaccggggagaactcccctgctcttcaaaaaaaaaaagtggccgtgggatctttcgtgtccactcgagagggcagacggggcctcggtttaacgtctcatccgaaagacggcacctcagacagtgcagcgctccctcagtactggcactgggagtgtcggcctgggttatgggctcaagtctct from Heptranchias perlo isolate sHepPer1 chromosome 35, sHepPer1.hap1, whole genome shotgun sequence carries:
- the LOC137302529 gene encoding CTD nuclear envelope phosphatase 1; its protein translation is MMKNQCLVGLKTFVAFAAKVWSFILYILRRQIRTIIQYQTVRYDILPLSPISRNRLSQVKGKVLVLDLDETLIHSHHDGVLRPTVRPGTPPDFILKVVIDKHPVRFFVHKRPHVDFFLEVVSQWYELVVFTASMEIYGSAVADKLDNNREILRRRYYRQHCTLELGSYIKDLSVVHSDLSSIVILDNSPGAYRSHPDNAIPIKSWFSDPSDTALLNLLPMLDALRFTSDVRSVLSRNLHQHRLW